In the Phaeobacter gallaeciensis genome, one interval contains:
- a CDS encoding Rrf2 family transcriptional regulator: protein MKLSTKGRYAMVALADIALQPEGTLVVLGDISKRQDISLPYLEQLFVKLRRADLVASVRGPGGGYRLAKPASEIRVVDVLSAVDETVDAMHKGAGASGAASGSRAQSLTNRLWQSLSAQVYVFLHQTRLSDVIENELAPCPAVPNLFAVVDAEAD from the coding sequence ATGAAACTATCCACCAAGGGGCGCTATGCCATGGTTGCCCTTGCTGATATTGCCCTTCAACCGGAAGGCACCCTTGTCGTGCTTGGCGATATCTCCAAACGTCAGGATATTTCGCTGCCCTATCTGGAGCAGCTGTTTGTGAAACTCCGCCGGGCCGATCTGGTGGCTTCGGTGCGTGGGCCGGGCGGCGGCTATCGTCTGGCGAAACCGGCGTCGGAAATCCGGGTGGTGGATGTGCTGTCGGCTGTCGATGAAACCGTTGATGCGATGCACAAGGGGGCAGGTGCCTCCGGCGCGGCCTCTGGATCGCGGGCGCAGTCGCTGACCAACCGTCTGTGGCAAAGTCTTAGCGCGCAGGTCTATGTGTTCCTGCACCAGACGCGCCTGTCGGATGTCATCGAAAACGAGCTGGCGCCGTGCCCGGCGGTTCCGAACCTTTTTGCGGTGGTCGACGCCGAGGCCGATTGA
- a CDS encoding alpha/beta hydrolase gives MPEVIFPGPEGRLEGRYHPQKEKDAPIAIILHPHPQFGGTMNNKVVYNLHYAFYNMGFTVLRFNFRGVGRSQGEYDQGVGELSDAASALDYLQSMNNNSKHCWVAGFSFGAWIGMQLLMRRPEITGFISVAPPANMYDFSFLAPCPSSGLIINGTADRVAPPADTVNLVNKLHEQKGITITHTEVEGADHFFQDQHMDTLMTNVNDYVKRRLTENTR, from the coding sequence ATGCCTGAGGTCATTTTCCCCGGACCCGAAGGCCGCCTGGAAGGCCGCTATCACCCCCAAAAAGAAAAAGACGCACCGATCGCGATCATCCTGCATCCGCACCCTCAGTTTGGCGGCACGATGAACAACAAGGTTGTCTATAACCTGCACTATGCCTTCTACAACATGGGCTTCACCGTGCTGCGCTTCAATTTCCGGGGTGTTGGCCGGTCGCAGGGTGAATACGACCAAGGCGTCGGTGAGTTGTCCGATGCGGCGTCGGCGCTGGATTACCTGCAGTCGATGAACAACAACTCCAAGCATTGCTGGGTTGCCGGCTTCTCCTTTGGCGCCTGGATCGGCATGCAGCTGCTGATGCGCCGCCCCGAGATCACTGGCTTCATATCGGTAGCCCCGCCTGCCAATATGTATGACTTCTCCTTCCTGGCGCCCTGCCCGTCCTCGGGTCTGATCATCAACGGCACCGCCGACCGCGTGGCGCCGCCCGCAGACACGGTGAACCTGGTGAACAAGCTGCACGAGCAGAAAGGTATCACCATTACCCATACCGAGGTCGAAGGCGCGGATCACTTCTTCCAGGATCAGCACATGGACACGTTGATGACCAACGTGAACGACTACGTCAAACGCCGCCTGACAGAGAACACGCGCTGA